The DNA region CGCAATGCGGTGATCGGCAAGGTCCACCGGCTCGGTCTGTCGGGCCGCGCGGCGCCCTCGCGTCCGGCCCGGCGCCCTGCGCCGAAGCCCGCCCCGCGTCCGCGCGCCCAGCCGGCCGCGCCGGCCAGCACCGCCAAGCCCCAACCCTCCACGCCCGCACCGGCGCTGCGTCAAGCAGCGGCGCCGATCGAGGCAGAGCGCCTGGCGAGCGGGGAATACGCGACGGTGCTGACGCTGAAGGACTCCATGTGCAAGTGGCCGATCGGCGATCCGGCCGACACGACCTTCCGCTTCTGCGGCCGCCGGTCGGGTCCCGGCCAGGCCTATTGCGAGGCCCATTCGCAGATGGCCTACCAGCCGCAGGCCAAGCGCAAGCGCAAGCCCACCGACGACGCCCGCGCCGTGCTCGACAGCCTGGCCGGCGCCCGCAAGGTGAATTTCTAATTTCTTCGGTTCAGCCCCGAACCGGACGCCCGGGACCGCGAGGTCCCGGGCCTTTTTTC from Marinicauda algicola includes:
- a CDS encoding GcrA family cell cycle regulator, with the translated sequence MAWTEERVETLKKLWADGLSASQIAKQLGGVTRNAVIGKVHRLGLSGRAAPSRPARRPAPKPAPRPRAQPAAPASTAKPQPSTPAPALRQAAAPIEAERLASGEYATVLTLKDSMCKWPIGDPADTTFRFCGRRSGPGQAYCEAHSQMAYQPQAKRKRKPTDDARAVLDSLAGARKVNF